The Polyangiaceae bacterium genome includes a region encoding these proteins:
- a CDS encoding SDR family oxidoreductase, producing the protein MEGFFGTRALVTGASSGIGAELARQLATRGANLILTARSKDKLDALAEELRQKNRVAVQVVVADLAQPGGAQSLAADVDALGVDVDHLVNNAGFGDAGALVKADPDKLAEMVRLNCEAVVVLARHFLPPMLARRRGGVLNVASTAAFQPMPYMAVYAATKAFVLSFSAALAKEAEGNGVTVTALCPGPVPTGFQAAAGIEPGVERIAALSAEETAARALSAYAAGDTVCVPGAVNRVQTVLSKLAPRELLTSAISIAMKRAGRVK; encoded by the coding sequence ATGGAGGGATTCTTCGGGACTCGCGCGCTGGTCACCGGTGCTTCCTCCGGCATCGGCGCGGAGCTCGCGCGTCAGCTCGCGACCCGCGGCGCGAACCTGATCCTGACGGCGCGCTCCAAAGACAAGCTCGACGCGCTGGCCGAGGAGCTCAGGCAGAAGAACCGCGTCGCGGTGCAAGTAGTGGTGGCGGATCTGGCGCAACCGGGCGGCGCCCAGAGCCTGGCCGCCGACGTGGACGCGCTCGGTGTGGACGTCGATCACCTGGTGAACAACGCCGGCTTCGGCGATGCCGGCGCGCTGGTCAAGGCGGATCCCGACAAGCTCGCCGAGATGGTGCGGCTGAACTGCGAGGCCGTCGTGGTGCTGGCGCGGCACTTCCTGCCGCCGATGCTGGCGCGGCGCCGGGGCGGCGTGCTCAACGTGGCTTCCACGGCGGCGTTCCAGCCCATGCCCTACATGGCCGTGTACGCGGCCACGAAGGCTTTCGTGCTGAGCTTCTCCGCGGCGCTGGCCAAAGAGGCGGAAGGCAACGGCGTCACGGTGACGGCGCTCTGCCCGGGCCCGGTGCCGACGGGCTTTCAGGCGGCGGCCGGCATCGAGCCCGGCGTGGAGCGCATCGCCGCCTTGAGCGCCGAGGAGACCGCCGCGCGCGCCCTCTCCGCCTACGCCGCAGGTGACACGGTGTGCGTGCCGGGCGCCGTCAACCGCGTGCAGACCGTGCTGAGCAAGCTCGCGCCGCGTGAGCTCCTGACCTCGGCGATCTCCATCGCGATGAAGCGCGCGGGTCGCGTCAAATGA
- the ugpC gene encoding sn-glycerol-3-phosphate ABC transporter ATP-binding protein UgpC, translating into MASVTIRGVEKHFGQTRVLSGVDIDVPDGGFAVLVGPSGCGKSTLLRLIAGLEEADGGSIRFGDKDVTRLPPRDRDIAMVFQSYALYPHLTVRQNLAFGLELRKTAKAEIDKRIGEASEMLGLEQLLGRYPRQLSGGQRQRVAMGRAIVRRAQVFLFDEPLSNLDAALRAQVRVDIRKLHDRIGATSVYVTHDQVEAMTLADRIFVLNKGRVEQSGPPLEVYAKPATRFVAAFLGSPAMNFIDAALEQVEGRWVVSAPGVTLRPPPGALGNAPRAGKVVLGVRPHDVASPEEVGKQSVGEIRAEVDVLEALGTESFAHCSLGGTPFVARLPGASRPARGSELCLAVAADHVHLFDPDHGRALWNQGE; encoded by the coding sequence GTGGCCTCGGTGACGATTCGCGGTGTCGAGAAGCACTTCGGGCAGACGCGCGTCTTGTCCGGAGTGGACATCGACGTGCCCGACGGCGGCTTCGCGGTGCTGGTCGGGCCCTCCGGCTGCGGGAAGTCCACGTTGCTCCGGCTGATCGCCGGGCTCGAGGAGGCGGACGGGGGCAGCATCCGCTTCGGCGACAAGGACGTCACGCGCCTGCCGCCTCGCGACCGGGACATCGCGATGGTGTTCCAGTCCTACGCGCTCTACCCGCACCTCACGGTGCGCCAAAACCTCGCCTTCGGCCTGGAGCTGCGCAAGACGGCGAAGGCCGAGATCGACAAACGCATCGGCGAGGCCAGCGAGATGCTCGGCCTCGAGCAGCTCCTCGGGCGCTACCCTCGCCAGCTCTCCGGCGGGCAGCGGCAGCGCGTGGCGATGGGCCGCGCCATCGTGCGCCGCGCGCAGGTGTTCTTGTTCGACGAGCCGCTCTCCAACCTGGACGCCGCGCTGCGCGCGCAGGTGCGGGTGGACATCCGCAAGCTCCACGATCGCATCGGCGCCACCAGCGTCTACGTCACCCACGATCAGGTCGAGGCGATGACCCTGGCCGATCGCATCTTCGTGCTGAACAAGGGCCGGGTCGAGCAGTCGGGGCCGCCGCTGGAGGTGTATGCGAAGCCCGCGACGCGCTTCGTGGCGGCGTTTCTGGGCAGCCCGGCCATGAACTTCATCGACGCGGCGCTCGAGCAAGTCGAAGGCCGCTGGGTCGTCTCGGCGCCCGGCGTCACGCTCCGGCCGCCGCCCGGCGCCTTGGGCAACGCGCCGCGCGCCGGCAAGGTCGTGCTCGGCGTCCGCCCGCACGACGTCGCGTCGCCGGAGGAGGTCGGCAAGCAGAGCGTCGGGGAGATCCGCGCGGAGGTGGACGTGCTCGAGGCGCTCGGCACCGAGTCCTTCGCCCACTGCAGCTTGGGCGGCACTCCCTTCGTGGCGCGGCTACCCGGCGCGTCGCGCCCAGCGCGGGGCTCCGAGCTCTGCCTGGCCGTGGCCGCCGACCACGTACACCTGTTCGATCCCGATCACGGTCGCGCGCTCTGGAACCAAGGGGAGTAG
- a CDS encoding glutathione S-transferase: MGVPGGTMPAYRLITLGPSHYCEKARWALTRCRVPFEEEAHVPLLHAFHSKRSGGRRTVPVLVTDSGTFADSTDILELCDRQVSGALYGSGEQRRESRDLEEYFDEKLGPHSRRLAYFHVLGDKALMLEAFGARGGEAAALRIGFSAIRALMRRSMNVNAEGAARSRERSLAIFREVGARLADGRRFLTGDRFTAADLTFAALGAPLVVPPEYGWPLPPLESLSSAMQSEARHFRDTVAGQLVLRLYREERRRVPAIGE, translated from the coding sequence CTGGGAGTACCGGGAGGCACGATGCCCGCCTACCGGCTGATCACGCTGGGCCCCAGTCACTACTGCGAGAAGGCTCGCTGGGCGCTCACGCGCTGTCGCGTGCCGTTCGAGGAGGAGGCGCACGTGCCGCTTTTGCACGCCTTCCACAGCAAGCGGAGCGGCGGGCGCCGGACCGTCCCTGTGCTGGTGACCGACAGCGGCACCTTCGCGGATTCCACGGACATTCTGGAGCTGTGCGACCGACAGGTGAGCGGCGCCCTGTACGGCAGCGGCGAGCAGCGGCGCGAGTCCCGGGACCTGGAGGAGTACTTCGACGAGAAGCTCGGCCCGCACTCGCGACGCCTGGCCTACTTCCACGTGCTGGGCGACAAGGCCCTGATGCTCGAGGCCTTCGGCGCGCGCGGCGGCGAGGCCGCCGCGCTCCGCATCGGCTTCTCCGCCATCCGAGCGCTGATGCGGAGGAGCATGAACGTGAACGCCGAGGGCGCGGCGCGCTCCCGCGAGCGCTCGCTGGCGATTTTCCGTGAGGTCGGAGCGCGCCTGGCCGACGGCCGGCGCTTCCTGACCGGGGACCGCTTCACCGCCGCCGACCTGACCTTCGCGGCCCTGGGCGCCCCCTTGGTGGTGCCCCCGGAGTACGGCTGGCCCCTGCCCCCCCTGGAGTCGTTGAGCTCGGCCATGCAGTCCGAGGCGCGCCACTTCCGCGACACGGTCGCCGGTCAGCTCGTGCTGCGGCTCTACCGCGAAGAGCGCCGGCGGGTGCCGGCCATCGGCGAGTGA
- the aroC gene encoding chorismate synthase, with protein MAGNSFGECFRVTTAGESHGPANVVIVDGCPPGLPLDEEDLRVELVRRRPGQSRIVSQRLESDEPEILSGVFEGKTTGTPIAVLVRNQDQKSQDYEAIRDKYRPGHADFSYDAKYGRRDHRGGGRASARETVARVAAGAIAKKLVAQAFGGRVLGYVVRVGDVVAEIADPAAVTPEEVEATAVRCPDPAAAARMIALIEAVRKDQDSIGGVAELVATGVPAGLGEPVFDKLKADLAKALFSIPAVVGVEYGSGFAAAALRGSRHNDAFISEGGRIVTSGNHHGGMLGGISTGMPILLRAALKPTSSLPREQPTVTRTGEATTISTGGRHDPCLLPRFVPVAEAMVAIVLADHWLRQRAVLGARA; from the coding sequence GTGGCTGGAAATAGCTTCGGGGAGTGCTTTCGCGTCACCACCGCAGGTGAGTCGCACGGCCCCGCGAACGTGGTGATCGTGGATGGCTGCCCACCGGGCCTGCCGCTCGACGAGGAAGATCTGCGCGTCGAGCTGGTGCGCCGGCGCCCGGGCCAGAGCCGCATCGTTTCGCAGCGCCTCGAGAGCGACGAGCCGGAGATCCTGTCGGGCGTGTTCGAGGGCAAGACCACCGGCACGCCGATCGCCGTCTTGGTGCGAAACCAGGACCAGAAGAGCCAGGACTACGAGGCGATCCGCGACAAGTACCGGCCGGGACACGCCGACTTCAGCTACGACGCGAAGTACGGCAGGCGCGACCACCGCGGCGGCGGGCGGGCCAGCGCCCGCGAAACGGTTGCGCGGGTGGCGGCGGGGGCCATCGCCAAGAAGCTCGTCGCGCAAGCGTTCGGCGGGCGGGTGCTCGGCTACGTCGTGCGGGTCGGCGACGTGGTCGCGGAGATCGCCGATCCGGCGGCGGTCACGCCGGAGGAGGTCGAGGCGACCGCGGTGCGTTGCCCCGACCCCGCGGCTGCCGCGCGGATGATCGCGCTGATCGAGGCGGTGCGCAAAGACCAGGACTCCATCGGCGGCGTCGCCGAGCTCGTCGCGACCGGCGTGCCTGCGGGGCTCGGCGAGCCGGTGTTCGACAAGCTGAAGGCCGATCTGGCGAAGGCGCTGTTCTCGATCCCCGCCGTGGTGGGCGTGGAGTACGGCTCCGGCTTCGCGGCCGCCGCTCTGCGCGGCAGCCGGCACAACGACGCGTTCATCTCCGAGGGCGGACGCATCGTCACCTCGGGCAACCACCACGGCGGAATGCTCGGAGGCATCTCCACTGGTATGCCCATCCTGCTGCGCGCGGCGCTCAAGCCCACCAGCAGCTTGCCGCGCGAGCAGCCCACGGTGACGCGCACGGGCGAGGCGACCACCATCAGCACCGGCGGTCGCCACGATCCGTGTCTCTTGCCGCGCTTCGTTCCCGTGGCCGAGGCGATGGTGGCGATCGTGCTGGCGGACCACTGGCTCCGGCAGCGAGCGGTGCTCGGCGCACGGGCCTGA
- a CDS encoding acyl-CoA dehydrogenase family protein, with amino-acid sequence MTHPALTQLSEEERMFRDAVLAFARERVAPKVHEMDKAGAVDKSLIPGLFELGVMAVEVPSEYGGAESSFFNAILAVEALAEVDPSISVFVDVQNTLVNNCILRWANAEQKQRYLPKMSSEWVGSYALSEAGSGSDAFALQTKAEKRGDKWLLNGRKLWITNGAESSLFIVFANTDFSKGYKGITAFLIEKGQKGFGVGKKEDKLGIRASSTTELVLEDCEVGPENVLGNVGVGYKIAIETLNEGRIGIGAQMIGLAAGALDHAMRYIVERKQFGKSIAEFQGMEFQYAQMATEIEAAKLMVYNAARLKDAGQPFVKEAAMAKLFSSQVAERSASLAVELMGGVGFTKEYPVEKLFRDAKIGKIYEGTSNMQLATIAKLVRSAYATG; translated from the coding sequence ATGACCCACCCCGCCCTGACTCAGCTGTCCGAAGAAGAGCGCATGTTCCGAGACGCCGTGCTCGCGTTCGCACGCGAGCGGGTGGCGCCCAAGGTCCACGAGATGGACAAGGCGGGCGCGGTGGACAAATCGCTGATCCCCGGCCTGTTCGAGCTGGGCGTGATGGCCGTGGAGGTGCCGAGCGAATACGGCGGCGCCGAGAGCTCGTTCTTCAACGCCATCCTCGCGGTCGAGGCGCTGGCCGAAGTGGACCCCAGCATCTCCGTGTTCGTGGACGTGCAGAACACGCTGGTGAACAACTGCATCCTGCGCTGGGCCAACGCCGAGCAGAAGCAGCGCTACCTGCCCAAGATGTCGAGCGAGTGGGTCGGCTCCTACGCCCTCAGCGAGGCCGGCTCCGGCTCGGACGCCTTCGCGCTCCAGACCAAGGCCGAGAAGCGCGGCGACAAGTGGCTACTCAACGGCCGCAAGCTCTGGATCACCAACGGCGCGGAGAGCTCGCTGTTCATCGTCTTCGCCAACACCGACTTCAGCAAGGGCTACAAGGGCATCACCGCATTCTTGATCGAGAAGGGTCAGAAGGGCTTCGGCGTCGGCAAGAAGGAGGACAAGCTCGGCATCCGCGCCTCCAGCACCACGGAGCTCGTCCTCGAAGACTGCGAGGTCGGTCCCGAGAACGTCCTGGGCAACGTCGGCGTCGGCTACAAGATCGCCATCGAGACCTTGAACGAGGGGCGCATCGGCATCGGCGCGCAGATGATCGGCCTGGCCGCCGGCGCCCTCGACCACGCGATGAGGTACATCGTGGAGCGCAAGCAGTTCGGCAAATCCATCGCCGAGTTCCAGGGCATGGAGTTCCAGTACGCGCAGATGGCCACGGAGATCGAGGCCGCGAAGCTCATGGTCTACAACGCCGCGCGCCTCAAGGACGCCGGCCAGCCCTTCGTGAAAGAGGCGGCCATGGCCAAGCTCTTCTCCTCTCAGGTCGCCGAGCGCAGCGCGAGCCTGGCCGTCGAGCTCATGGGCGGCGTCGGCTTCACCAAGGAGTACCCGGTGGAGAAGCTCTTCCGCGACGCCAAGATCGGCAAGATCTACGAAGGCACCAGCAACATGCAGCTGGCGACCATCGCGAAGCTCGTGCGAAGCGCGTACGCGACGGGGTGA
- a CDS encoding DUF559 domain-containing protein, which translates to MRRVTASGRHSGPLLGQYIADLAVPSARLVIEVDGPYHAARAAADARRDRELGRRGWRVLRLPAELVAKDVAEAVARVRSALGG; encoded by the coding sequence TTGCGGCGGGTGACGGCGTCGGGGCGCCATTCGGGGCCGTTGCTCGGTCAGTACATCGCAGATCTGGCCGTGCCCTCGGCGCGGCTCGTGATTGAGGTGGACGGCCCGTACCACGCCGCCCGCGCGGCGGCGGATGCGCGTCGCGATCGCGAGCTCGGTCGGCGCGGGTGGCGGGTGCTGCGCTTGCCTGCGGAGCTCGTGGCGAAGGACGTCGCAGAGGCGGTCGCGCGCGTGCGCTCGGCGCTCGGCGGCTGA
- a CDS encoding alpha-amylase, whose protein sequence is MNMKTKLTPLVAALALGSSGCMDFEGLDGERPIKTHVQDWRSEIVYQLLTDRFANGDHANDYRVVENAPARYHGGDWRGVEEKLDYLDNLGVTALWISPIVKNVETDAGVDGYHGYWTQDFTRLNPHFGDLLSLRRMVDQAHERGMKVILDIVVNHVGQVFYYDINLNGQPDERVEGAGPLIAPKGPGGGETSPVSHINEYDPDYDPRGVQAWTSLGEAGPAPVVFVYDPASNHMPPEPAIFQEPRAYNRKGRVWNWDDLDQVRLGDFPGGLKDLNTEDPEVRQALIDVFVRWVELTDLDGFRIDTLKHVEHDFWKTFAPAVRQRLAAKGKNNFFMFGESFDGNDELVGSFTFADEVDSVFYFPQYYTVIRDVFQQGAATKKIEDLWNQRLGPNGNYGTVPQPGGIGVPPNKALVNFLDNHDVGRFLFFKNDKAALHNALLFLFTEDGIPCVYYGTEQGFSGGNDPANREDLWWSGYDQSNSDFQWVRRLARIRRSYPALTHGDLKVTWSSDRTGAESDAGIFAFERTGGDAGQAYALVVLNTNASHESSTQFNGAGMQLAAPGGTSLVNVLDPNESVSVAGDGTLVVSVPAQSGKLFVPAGELKSGL, encoded by the coding sequence ATGAACATGAAGACCAAGCTCACTCCTCTCGTCGCCGCGCTGGCGCTCGGCAGCTCCGGCTGCATGGACTTCGAGGGGCTCGACGGCGAACGCCCGATCAAGACCCACGTGCAGGACTGGCGCAGCGAGATCGTCTACCAGCTCTTGACGGACCGCTTCGCGAACGGCGACCACGCGAACGACTATCGCGTGGTCGAGAACGCTCCGGCCCGATATCACGGCGGCGACTGGCGCGGCGTCGAGGAGAAGCTCGACTACCTCGACAACCTGGGCGTGACGGCGCTCTGGATCTCGCCCATCGTCAAGAACGTCGAGACCGACGCCGGCGTGGACGGCTACCACGGCTACTGGACGCAGGACTTCACCCGGCTCAATCCCCACTTCGGGGATCTGCTCAGCCTGCGCCGCATGGTCGACCAGGCCCACGAGCGAGGCATGAAGGTGATCCTCGACATCGTCGTGAATCACGTGGGCCAGGTCTTCTATTACGACATCAACCTGAACGGGCAACCCGACGAACGCGTGGAGGGCGCGGGCCCGCTGATCGCCCCCAAGGGGCCGGGCGGCGGCGAGACCAGCCCCGTCAGTCACATCAACGAGTACGACCCGGACTACGACCCGCGGGGCGTGCAGGCCTGGACGAGCCTGGGCGAGGCCGGCCCGGCGCCGGTCGTCTTCGTCTACGACCCGGCCTCGAACCACATGCCGCCGGAGCCGGCGATCTTCCAGGAGCCTCGCGCCTACAACCGCAAGGGCCGGGTCTGGAACTGGGACGATCTCGATCAGGTGCGGCTCGGCGACTTCCCCGGCGGCCTCAAGGATCTGAACACGGAGGATCCCGAGGTGCGCCAGGCGCTGATCGACGTGTTCGTGCGCTGGGTCGAGCTCACGGATCTCGACGGCTTTCGCATCGACACGCTCAAGCACGTCGAGCACGACTTCTGGAAGACCTTCGCGCCCGCCGTGCGCCAGCGCCTGGCGGCGAAGGGCAAGAACAACTTCTTCATGTTCGGCGAGTCGTTCGACGGCAACGACGAGCTCGTGGGCTCCTTCACCTTCGCCGACGAGGTGGACAGCGTGTTCTACTTCCCGCAGTACTACACGGTGATCCGCGACGTCTTCCAGCAGGGCGCCGCCACCAAGAAGATCGAAGATCTCTGGAACCAGCGCCTGGGTCCGAACGGCAACTACGGCACGGTGCCGCAGCCGGGTGGCATCGGCGTGCCGCCGAACAAGGCGCTGGTGAACTTCCTCGACAACCACGACGTCGGCCGCTTCTTGTTCTTCAAGAACGACAAGGCCGCGCTCCACAACGCGCTCCTGTTCCTGTTCACGGAGGACGGCATCCCCTGCGTCTATTACGGCACCGAGCAGGGCTTCTCCGGCGGCAACGACCCGGCGAACCGCGAGGATCTCTGGTGGAGCGGCTACGATCAGTCGAACTCCGACTTCCAGTGGGTGCGGCGCTTGGCGCGCATTCGCCGCAGCTACCCGGCGCTCACCCACGGCGACCTCAAGGTGACCTGGTCGAGCGATCGCACGGGCGCCGAGTCCGACGCCGGCATCTTCGCCTTCGAGCGCACCGGCGGCGACGCCGGCCAAGCCTACGCGCTGGTCGTGCTCAACACGAACGCGAGCCATGAGAGCTCGACGCAGTTCAACGGCGCCGGCATGCAGCTCGCCGCTCCTGGCGGCACCAGCCTGGTGAACGTGCTCGATCCGAACGAGAGCGTCAGCGTGGCCGGCGACGGCACGCTGGTGGTGAGCGTGCCGGCTCAGAGCGGGAAGCTGTTCGTGCCGGCGGGCGAGCTGAAGTCGGGGCTCTGA
- a CDS encoding carbohydrate porin encodes MKRGVWACGLFSLALLRPALAQPGAVPPDPAPPPTVEPPAPAAVELTEEPPPKKEKPAPEPEPEEPAVQTGKVPPFMGPVKVPAPKLDYPRSSFSFGSYGRVVVASDGRGGEGRDADVVAYGTRIDEGPYAELELRRDDEWKKDLSSRIVTTLAIGGPLFHYDGKFDAKVAVRNLYLEERGIGDKGLSVWAGSRMYRGDDIYLLDFWPLDNLNTVGGGVRFDTRDGKSFAAWHVGLNRADDPFQHQVRPRPAPQNQPGTTDVEILNRPRIISSLKLSHIVPMFDEKGGVKAVLYGEVHRLPSGEREDQPGRLEEVPGDSGTLIGGQVGLFTGEHDTFVNLFFRHGRGLAAYGELATPEGTSPERTVEGATQTLIGLAGNWEMHPFGVVVGGYFRSFREPTPETFNFNNVDEGIFVARPHVFLGDHAGVAVEGSYQAQQRGVLNIATNQPVHAKVWRFGLMPYLSPSGPGVFKRPVLRLIMAFTQRNDDARALYAYDDVFARRKVEQFYGIGAEWWFNSSSYGQ; translated from the coding sequence ATGAAGCGCGGGGTCTGGGCTTGTGGGCTGTTCTCCCTCGCGCTCCTGCGCCCCGCGCTCGCGCAGCCCGGCGCGGTGCCGCCGGACCCGGCGCCGCCGCCCACCGTGGAGCCGCCGGCCCCGGCGGCCGTGGAGCTGACGGAGGAGCCGCCGCCCAAGAAGGAGAAGCCCGCCCCGGAGCCCGAGCCGGAGGAGCCGGCGGTGCAGACCGGCAAGGTGCCGCCCTTCATGGGCCCGGTGAAGGTGCCGGCCCCGAAGCTCGACTACCCGCGCTCGAGCTTCTCGTTCGGCTCCTACGGTCGCGTGGTGGTGGCCAGCGACGGTCGCGGCGGCGAGGGGCGCGACGCCGACGTGGTCGCCTACGGCACCCGCATCGACGAGGGGCCCTACGCCGAGCTCGAGCTCCGGCGCGACGACGAGTGGAAGAAGGACCTCTCCTCGCGCATCGTGACCACGCTCGCTATCGGCGGCCCGCTCTTCCACTACGACGGCAAGTTCGACGCGAAGGTCGCGGTCAGGAACCTGTACCTCGAGGAGCGCGGCATCGGCGACAAGGGCCTCAGCGTCTGGGCCGGCTCGCGCATGTACCGCGGCGACGACATCTACCTGCTCGACTTCTGGCCCCTCGACAACCTGAACACCGTGGGCGGCGGCGTGCGCTTCGACACGCGAGACGGCAAGAGCTTCGCCGCCTGGCACGTCGGCCTGAACCGCGCCGACGATCCCTTCCAGCACCAGGTGCGGCCGCGGCCGGCCCCGCAGAACCAGCCCGGCACCACGGACGTGGAGATCCTGAACCGGCCGCGGATCATCAGCAGCCTGAAGCTCTCGCACATCGTGCCGATGTTCGACGAAAAGGGCGGCGTCAAGGCCGTGCTCTACGGCGAGGTCCACCGCCTGCCGAGCGGCGAGCGCGAGGACCAGCCCGGACGGCTCGAGGAGGTCCCCGGCGACAGCGGCACGCTGATCGGCGGCCAGGTGGGCCTGTTCACCGGCGAGCATGACACCTTCGTCAACCTGTTCTTCCGCCACGGGCGCGGCCTCGCGGCCTACGGCGAGCTCGCCACGCCGGAGGGCACGAGCCCCGAGCGCACGGTCGAGGGCGCGACCCAGACCTTGATCGGCCTGGCCGGCAACTGGGAGATGCACCCCTTCGGCGTGGTGGTCGGCGGCTACTTCCGCTCCTTCCGCGAGCCGACACCGGAGACCTTCAACTTCAACAACGTGGACGAGGGCATCTTCGTGGCGCGGCCCCACGTCTTCCTGGGCGACCACGCCGGCGTCGCCGTCGAGGGCTCGTACCAGGCGCAGCAGCGCGGCGTCTTGAACATCGCCACGAACCAGCCGGTGCACGCGAAGGTCTGGCGCTTCGGCCTGATGCCCTACCTGTCGCCTTCGGGACCGGGGGTCTTCAAGCGGCCGGTGCTGCGCCTGATCATGGCGTTCACGCAGCGCAACGACGACGCGCGCGCTCTCTACGCCTACGACGACGTGTTCGCACGGCGCAAGGTCGAGCAGTTCTACGGCATCGGTGCCGAGTGGTGGTTCAACTCTTCGAGCTACGGGCAATGA